From the Chiroxiphia lanceolata isolate bChiLan1 chromosome Z, bChiLan1.pri, whole genome shotgun sequence genome, one window contains:
- the LOC116781093 gene encoding RNA polymerase II elongation factor ELL2-like: MNPANIFQRISSGVSGRPFKDRVIHLLALKNYKKPELLNHLQRDGVMQKDRDSLEMILQRVANLNAKDNSFSLKEHLFKDIQKDWPGYTEVDRQVLEIRLFRKSASSQNATSTSHLTPRGPSDTDAPSRTSENVDFFQQLAQSHVWHSWTQLPMYMDKRPLDSNFTFPVVSKKQRIGRLASRVRPAAGGLSPASSTLPPTVLRTSNTSETVSSIFPCTSEVQQKDIMPQTPFGIPAPAPMQGESPKPREKKEDRKRLKTSQPLDFTEGVKETYTASTDTVSSREQSDDFICGPLQLNDPGSAQDKVTVGGTSSNDEMTRERLTQAEKEPCNQNTKVIRPHGRLLGRKAEVRRVPQHTPDAVPKRKRTTPMNPENVHCSRCNAVYRRPFRDRVIHLLALRNYKKPELLDRLLRDGIMQKDRGTLGKILQQVANLNAKDNSFSLKEHLFKDIQKDWPGYTEVDRQVLEIRLFRKSASSQNATSTSHLTPRGPSDTDAPSRTSEKRPLDSNFTFPVVSKKQRIGRLASRVQPAAGGLSPASSTLPPTVLRTSNTSETVSSIFPCTSEVQQKDIMPQTPFGTPVHGVKETFTASADPVSSREQPDYFIKYTAIVSYEQRQSYKDDFNAEYGEYQNLLAQTDNLAKKFGKFNEQQKFVTQGSTEYQMLCCQVLAEHQKIQQCSPTYSELKKRCQYLHNKLSHIKRLIQEFDKQQEESCNQLSALARTHL; this comes from the exons ATGAACCCTGCAAACATCTTCCAGAGAATTTCCAGTGGAGTTTCTGGACGACCATTCAAGGACAGGGTGATTCACTTGTTGGCTCTGAAGAATTACAAGAAGCCAGAGTTACTTAATCACTTGCAGAGAGATGGAGTCATGCAAAAGGACAGGGATTCCCTTGAAATGATCCTTCAGCGG GTAGCCAACCTGAATGCAAAGGATAATTCCTTCAGTCTGAAGGAACATTTATTTAAAGACATTCAGAAAGATTGGCCTGGCTACACTGAAGTAGACAGACAGGTTTTGGAGATAAGACTTTTTAG AAAATCAGCTTCCTCTCAGAATGCCACCAGCACCAGCCATTTGACACCTCGGGGACCTTCTGATACAGATGCTCCATCAAGAACTTCTGAG AATGTGGACTTCTTTCAGCAGCTGGCGCAGAGCCATGTCTGGCACTCCTGGACCCAGCTTCCAATGTACATGGAT AAACGGCCTCTGGATTCCAATTTCACCTTCCCTGTGGTGAGCAAAAAGCAGAGAATTGGTCGCCTGGCCAGTCGAGTCCGGCCAGCAGCCGGTGGCCTCAGTCCTGCTTCCTCAACACTGCCTCCCACAGTCCTTCGGACTTCTAACACATCTGAAACTGTCAGCTCTATTTTCCCCTGCACCTCCGAGGTGCAACAAAAGGATATTATGCCTCAGACTCCTTTTGGAATCCCAGCACCTGCCCCGATGCAGGGGGAGTCTCCCAAGCctagagagaagaaagaagaccGAAAGAGGCTGAAAACATCCCAGCCTTTGGATTTCACTGAAG GAGTTAAAGAAACTTACACTGCCTCCACAGACACTGTGTCATCAAGGGAACAATCAGACGACTTCAT CTGTGGACCCTTGCAACTCAATGACCCAGGTTCTGCCCAGGATAAAGTTACAGTAGGTGGAACAAGCAGTAACGATGAGATGACCAGAGAGCGCCTGACCCAGGCAGAAAAGGAGCCATGCAATCAAAATACAAAGGTCATTAGACCTCATGGACGACTTTTAG gaagaaaagcagaggtcAGAAGAGTCCCACAACACACTCCAGATGCTGTGcctaagagaaaaagaacaacacCCATGAACCCTGAAAATGTCCACTGCAGTCGTTGCAATGCTGTATATCGCAGACCATTCAGGGACAGGGTGATTCACTTGCTGGCTCTGAGGAATTACAAGAAGCCAGAGTTACTTGATCGCTTGCTGAGAGATGGAATAATGCAAAAGGACAGGGGTACTCTTGGAAAGATCCTTCAGCAG GTAGCCAACCTGAATGCAAAGGATAATTCCTTCAGTCTGAAGGAACATTTATTTAAAGACATTCAGAAAGATTGGCCTGGCTACACTGAAGTAGACAGACAGGTTTTGGAGATAAGACTTTTTAG AAAATCAGCTTCCTCTCAGAATGCCACCAGCACCAGCCATTTAACACCTCGGGGACCTTCTGATACAGATGCTCCATCAAGAACTTCTGAG AAACGGCCTCTGGATTCCAATTTCACCTTCCCTGTGGTGAGCAAAAAGCAGAGAATTGGTCGCCTGGCCAGTCGAGTCCAGCCAGCAGCCGGTGGCCTCAGTCCTGCTTCCTCAACACTGCCTCCCACAGTCCTTCGGACTTCTAACACATCTGAAACTGTCAGCTCTATTTTCCCCTGCACCTCCGAGGTGCAACAAAAGGATATTATGCCTCAGACTCCTTT TGGAACTCCAGTGCATG gGGTTAAAGAAACTTTCACTGCCTCCGCAGACCCTGTGTCATCAAGGGAACAACCAGACTACTTCAT AAAATACACAGCTATAGTGTCCTATGAACAACGCCAGAGCTACAAGGATGACTTCAATGCAGAGTATGGTGAATACCAGAATTTGTTGGCTCAGACAGACAACCTTGCCAAGAAATTCGGGAAGTTTAATGAACAACAGAAGTTTGTGACTCAGGGGTCCACAGAATATCAG ATGCTTTGTTGTCAAGTCCTGGCAGAGCATCAGAAGATACAACAG TGTAGCCCCACCTACTCTGAATTGAAGAAGAGATGTCAGTACCTACACAATAAGCTGTCTCACATTAAGAGACTAATACAAGAATTTGACAAACAGCAAGAGGAGTCCTGTAACCAGTTGTCTGCTTTGGCCAGGACACATCTATGA